The region GTCCATCAGGGACAGTTCAATATGAGTGAGACGGAAGCCAAGTGGAGCCCGTTCACTTCCACACAACTTGTCATCACTCAGCGTCCAGGTTTTGATTGGGATGCACGCATCCACATGGCACCAGGACTGAAGGTGTTTGTTCATGATGCCTATGTGTTTGGGGAAGGTACCTTGCACGCATCATTACTTGGTCTTGTCACCCTTGCGAATGTGCGCGGTACGCCTGAAATGGCTCAAGGTGAGTTAATGCGGTTTTTTGCAGAGACGGCGTGGTATCCGACTGCTTTGTTACCCAGTCAGGGTGTGCGCTGGGAGGCGATCGATGATACCTCCGCTCGCGGGACTCTAACGGACGGTGCAACAACTGTCTCACTGGTATTTCGTTTTAATGCCGAAGGGTCGATCGACACCGTTCGTGCTGAGGCTCGTTATCGGGGTCTAGTCCCGACACCGTGGGAAGGCCGATTTTGGGGATATACGGTTCGCAATGGGATGCAAATCCCCTTAGAAGGTGAAGTAGCATGGCAACCACCAGAAGGCTCTTGGCCGTACTGGAGAGGGCGGATTACAGAGATTAACCATGAGTTCGCGCAATGAGGGCTCTTCCGTACTTACTGTGCCAAACTATTAGTTTAAGTAGTTAAAAACCAAGCTATGTCTGAATTGAAGGATAAAACGGCTCAAATTAACTAAAACAAGACCGTAAATCCTTGCTGTGTAAGAATTTATGCCATTTTTTTTCAGATAAATTAGCACAGTAAGTACGGAAAAGCCACTAAGTTTGACGCTTGTTTAGGTAACTTTTTTAGAGCAGAAATCTGCGGAGACATAATAAAACAAAACTAGGAATTGCGCTCTATTTTTTTGACAATTCTGAGAACTAACCAACATAAAACAGCCCCAATTAAACTCATTTGCCATAATCCACAACCAGCAGCAATTCCCAAAGCGGCTGTAACCCAAATGGCCGCAGCAGAGGTAAGTCCCCGAATCTCAACTGCCCCGCATTCCTGCCCAGTCCGCAAGATTTCGCCAGCTCCCAAAAAGCCAACGCCAGCTGCAATGCCCTGAATCACCCGGCTGATACTATCGGCCTCCTGCGTGGTGGAACTGAGTTGGATAGGCACGAGAACAAACAGAGCAGCGCCAAAACTTACCAGCATATAAGTTCTCAACCCAGCCGGTTTATGTGTGAGTTGGCGCTCCCAGCCAATGATCGCCCCAACGAGCAAAGAGAGACTTAGCCGAAAGATTAAACCTAGCCAATCATCGGGAGGAAGGGAAAGAGTACCAGTCATTCGATTTTAGATCTTGATTTTAGATATTGGTCAGGGGCTGGGCGGGTGAATTCCGATCGACCATGCCATACCCCTGCCCCTGCCCCATTCTCCGTTGACTACTCGTTACTCTATTGGATAA is a window of Argonema galeatum A003/A1 DNA encoding:
- a CDS encoding DUF6920 family protein, producing the protein MWIKWIALIIISIIVCIGLATIYGGFRWQSDTDNLRAKLASGQRIIKPKIYDQKEIEGLPVPVQRFFRTVLKDGQPIASAVKVVHQGQFNMSETEAKWSPFTSTQLVITQRPGFDWDARIHMAPGLKVFVHDAYVFGEGTLHASLLGLVTLANVRGTPEMAQGELMRFFAETAWYPTALLPSQGVRWEAIDDTSARGTLTDGATTVSLVFRFNAEGSIDTVRAEARYRGLVPTPWEGRFWGYTVRNGMQIPLEGEVAWQPPEGSWPYWRGRITEINHEFAQ
- a CDS encoding MgtC/SapB family protein gives rise to the protein MTGTLSLPPDDWLGLIFRLSLSLLVGAIIGWERQLTHKPAGLRTYMLVSFGAALFVLVPIQLSSTTQEADSISRVIQGIAAGVGFLGAGEILRTGQECGAVEIRGLTSAAAIWVTAALGIAAGCGLWQMSLIGAVLCWLVLRIVKKIERNS